Proteins co-encoded in one Phycodurus eques isolate BA_2022a chromosome 14, UOR_Pequ_1.1, whole genome shotgun sequence genomic window:
- the LOC133412843 gene encoding guanine nucleotide-binding protein G(I)/G(S)/G(O) subunit gamma-2: MASNNTASIAQARKLVEQLKMEANIDRIKVSKAAADLMSYCEAHAKGDPLLSPVPASENPFREKKFFCAIL; the protein is encoded by the exons ATGGCGAGCAATAACACGGCCAGCATCGCACAAGCCAGGAAGCTGGTGGAGCAGCTCAAGATGGAGGCCAACATCGACAGGATAAAG gtGTCGAAAGCAGCGGCAGACCTGATGTCTTACTGCGAAGCGCACGCCAAAGGGGACCCGCTGCTCTCGCCGGTTCCCGCCTCGGAGAACCCCTTCCGGGAGAAGAAGTTCTTCTGCGCCATcttgtaa
- the dusp23b gene encoding dual specificity protein phosphatase 23b → MASTTPNNFSWVDPGKVAGLALPRMAAEYQYLLDHGIQHLVCLCERKPPNYDTCPKLRLHHIKITDFTPPSPAQIDKFLDIVMEANTKGEGVAVHCMHGHGRTGTMLACYLVKTRKMSGIDAINEIRRLRSGSIETQDQEKAVVQFYQRIK, encoded by the exons ATGGCATCCACTACTCCGAACAATTTCTCCTGGGTGGACCCGGGAAAAGTGGCCGGACTGGCCCTTCCCCGGATGGCGGCGGAGTACCAGTACCTGCTGGACCACGGCATCCAACACCTCGTGTGTCTGTGCGAGCGCAAGCCGCCCAATTACGACACGTGTCCTAAATTGCGCCTGCATCACATCAAGATAACCGACTTCACGCCGCCCTCGCCGGCGCAGATCGATAAGTTCCTCGACATCGTGATGGAGGCCAACACCAAAGGAGAG GGCGTGGCTGTCCACTGCATGCACGGCCACGGAAGAACGGGCACCATGCTGGCCTGCTACCTGGTCAAGACGAGGAAAATGTCCGGCATCGACGCCATCAACGAGATCCGCCGACTGCGCTCGGGCTCCATCGAAACCCAGGACCAAGAAAAGGCAGTGGTACAGTTTTATCAACGCATTAAATAG